The Halorhabdus sp. BNX81 genome includes a region encoding these proteins:
- the aglM gene encoding UDP-glucose 6-dehydrogenase AglM, translating to MHVSVVGSGYIGTTIAAWFAELGHTVTNVDIDEDVVAAVNNGEAPIHEPGLDELMAEYGGDSLVATTDYDEIADSDVTFLALPTPSKADGSIDLSAMEAAAASLGEVIAEKDSDHLVVVKSTVIPGTTAETIAPAIEDASGQTVGEGFRIAMNPEFLREGFALDDFKDPDKIVIGAEDEQAVETLKRVYEPLVEAAAGDPAIVETGIREAEMIKYANNAFLATKVSLINELGNICKEYGVDAYEVADAIALDHRIDEHFLRSGLGWGGSCFPKDVAAIRAAARDRDYDPVLLDATVEVNDRQPERLLDLLDDHTDVAGQRVAVMGLAFKPGTDDIRYTRAVPVIEGLLERDAEVVAYDPVATENMREQYPDLTYADSAAEALEGASAALFVTDWDEFGALDAEFEAMADPVVIDGRRIVEPRDGIEYDGLTW from the coding sequence ATGCACGTAAGCGTCGTCGGCAGCGGATACATCGGCACGACGATCGCCGCCTGGTTCGCGGAGTTGGGCCACACAGTCACGAACGTCGATATCGACGAGGACGTCGTGGCAGCCGTCAATAACGGCGAAGCACCCATCCACGAGCCCGGCCTGGACGAGCTCATGGCCGAATACGGCGGTGACTCGCTAGTCGCGACCACGGACTACGACGAGATAGCTGACAGCGACGTCACGTTCCTCGCGCTGCCGACCCCCTCCAAGGCCGACGGCAGTATCGACCTCTCAGCGATGGAAGCCGCCGCAGCGTCACTCGGCGAGGTCATCGCCGAGAAGGACAGCGATCACCTCGTGGTCGTCAAGAGTACCGTCATCCCCGGGACGACCGCCGAGACGATCGCCCCCGCCATCGAGGACGCCTCGGGGCAGACCGTCGGCGAGGGGTTCCGGATCGCGATGAACCCCGAGTTCCTCCGGGAAGGGTTCGCCCTCGATGACTTCAAGGATCCCGACAAGATCGTCATCGGTGCCGAGGACGAGCAGGCCGTCGAGACGCTGAAGCGGGTCTACGAGCCGCTGGTCGAGGCCGCCGCGGGCGATCCCGCGATCGTCGAGACGGGGATCCGCGAGGCCGAGATGATCAAGTACGCAAACAACGCCTTCCTCGCGACGAAGGTCAGCCTCATCAACGAACTCGGGAACATCTGCAAGGAGTACGGCGTCGACGCCTACGAGGTCGCCGACGCCATCGCGCTGGACCACCGCATCGACGAACACTTCCTCCGCTCGGGCCTGGGGTGGGGGGGCAGCTGCTTCCCCAAGGACGTCGCGGCGATCCGCGCCGCCGCACGCGACCGCGACTACGATCCCGTCCTGCTCGACGCCACGGTCGAGGTCAACGACCGCCAGCCCGAGCGACTCCTCGACCTGCTGGACGACCACACCGACGTCGCCGGCCAGCGTGTCGCCGTGATGGGCCTCGCGTTCAAGCCTGGGACGGACGACATCCGCTATACGCGAGCCGTCCCGGTCATCGAGGGGCTACTTGAACGCGACGCCGAGGTCGTCGCCTACGACCCCGTCGCGACCGAGAACATGCGCGAGCAGTACCCCGATCTCACCTACGCCGACAGTGCGGCCGAAGCTTTAGAGGGTGCCAGCGCGGCGCTGTTCGTCACCGACTGGGACGAGTTTGGGGCCCTCGATGCGGAGTTCGAGGCGATGGCTGACCCCGTCGTGATCGACGGTCGCCGGATCGTCGAGCCCCGGGACGGCATCGAGTACGACGGCCTGACCTGGTAA
- the aglF gene encoding UTP--glucose-1-phosphate uridylyltransferase AglF yields MKAVVLAAGKGTRLRPLTEDKPKVMVEVDGKPLLTHSFEQLLELGVDELIVVVGYQKQDIISHYGDEFEGVPITYTHQREQQGLAHALLTAEEHVEEDFMLMLGDNIFRANLEDVVKRQRESRTDAAFLVEEVPMDEASRYGVCDTNDYGEIVEVIEKPDDPPSNLVMTGFYTFSPAIFHAAKLVQPSDRGEYEISDAIDLLLQSGRTIDAIRLDGWRIDVGYPEDRDRAEERLQVSGPEADAPESSS; encoded by the coding sequence ATGAAAGCTGTCGTACTCGCCGCCGGCAAGGGCACCCGCCTCAGACCGCTGACCGAGGACAAGCCGAAGGTGATGGTCGAGGTCGACGGCAAGCCCCTCCTGACGCACAGTTTCGAGCAACTGCTCGAACTCGGCGTGGACGAACTTATCGTCGTCGTCGGCTATCAGAAACAGGACATCATCAGCCATTACGGCGACGAATTCGAGGGCGTGCCGATCACGTATACCCACCAGCGCGAACAGCAAGGGTTGGCCCACGCGCTGTTGACCGCCGAGGAGCACGTCGAGGAGGACTTCATGCTGATGCTTGGGGACAACATCTTCCGGGCGAACCTCGAGGACGTCGTCAAGCGCCAGCGCGAGAGTCGCACGGATGCGGCGTTCCTCGTCGAGGAAGTCCCGATGGACGAGGCCTCACGCTACGGCGTCTGTGATACTAACGACTACGGCGAGATCGTCGAGGTGATCGAAAAACCCGACGACCCGCCGTCGAATTTGGTGATGACGGGCTTCTATACGTTCTCGCCGGCCATCTTTCACGCCGCCAAGCTCGTCCAGCCGTCCGACCGCGGCGAGTACGAGATCAGCGACGCGATCGACCTCCTGTTGCAGAGCGGGCGGACCATCGACGCGATCCGGCTCGACGGCTGGCGTATCGACGTCGGTTACCCCGAGGACCGCGACCGCGCCGAGGAGCGCCTCCAGGTATCCGGCCCCGAGGCTGACGCCCCTGAATCGTCGTCCTGA
- a CDS encoding thiamine-binding protein, which translates to MTAFGFLSVAPVIEGSMSGEVAKAVAAIEEHDVGYETTPMGTIIEAEDADALFEAAADAHAAVDADRVETFLKIDDKRAVEHAAGEKVESVAEELGHDPKRDAEE; encoded by the coding sequence ATGACAGCGTTTGGCTTCCTGAGCGTCGCACCGGTCATCGAAGGCAGCATGTCGGGCGAGGTCGCCAAGGCGGTCGCGGCGATCGAGGAACACGACGTCGGCTACGAGACCACGCCGATGGGGACGATCATCGAGGCCGAGGACGCCGACGCGCTCTTCGAAGCGGCCGCCGACGCCCACGCGGCGGTCGACGCCGATCGCGTCGAGACCTTCCTCAAGATCGACGACAAGCGCGCCGTCGAACACGCTGCCGGCGAGAAAGTCGAGTCCGTCGCCGAGGAACTCGGGCACGATCCCAAACGCGACGCCGAGGAGTAA
- a CDS encoding DUF5615 family PIN-like protein, whose protein sequence is MSQLLLDEHVSRICEHVLRDRGFDVSQAKDRFGEYTTDEELLQWCDRNDVVLVSNNARDFELLHRKTDHAGLLIYYDQSLPDDDPEGFARTVEEVFEQYGAEELRDEYVEIDTWYEWLQD, encoded by the coding sequence ATGAGTCAGCTGCTTCTAGACGAACACGTCAGCCGGATTTGCGAACACGTGCTTCGGGACCGCGGATTCGACGTCAGCCAGGCAAAAGATCGGTTCGGCGAATACACGACAGACGAGGAGTTGCTCCAATGGTGTGACCGAAACGACGTCGTGTTGGTGTCGAACAACGCGAGGGATTTCGAATTGCTGCATCGCAAAACGGACCACGCTGGACTGCTGATCTACTATGACCAGTCACTACCCGACGACGATCCGGAGGGATTCGCTCGGACTGTCGAAGAAGTGTTCGAACAGTACGGAGCCGAGGAACTCCGTGACGAATACGTCGAGATCGACACGTGGTACGAGTGGTTACAGGATTGA
- a CDS encoding SHOCT domain-containing protein, whose amino-acid sequence MLSERAGSDDDDRTAQNVESTRSRAEGGRVRRGIARVGVLGVALLATVGTASAQHGGGGMMGGGGYGGFGIPGFGLVFWLLLGLGVVGLFAYARDGRRFRPDTAAGTAPGQEHTDRALETLRERYARGELTDEEFERRRAELERSR is encoded by the coding sequence ATGCTGAGTGAGCGAGCGGGGTCCGATGACGACGATCGGACAGCCCAGAATGTCGAGTCTACCCGCTCGCGGGCGGAAGGGGGACGAGTCCGGCGCGGGATCGCCCGTGTCGGCGTCCTTGGCGTCGCCCTCCTCGCGACAGTCGGCACCGCGAGTGCCCAGCACGGCGGCGGTGGCATGATGGGCGGCGGCGGATACGGCGGGTTCGGCATCCCGGGGTTCGGCCTCGTGTTCTGGCTGTTGCTCGGCCTCGGTGTCGTGGGCCTCTTCGCCTACGCACGCGACGGCCGCCGGTTCCGCCCGGACACGGCGGCTGGGACCGCTCCCGGACAAGAACACACTGATCGCGCGCTCGAGACGCTCCGGGAACGGTATGCCAGAGGCGAACTCACGGACGAGGAATTCGAGCGCCGACGTGCGGAGCTCGAGCGATCGCGGTGA
- a CDS encoding HAD family hydrolase codes for MTVDAVLFDLDDTLCEYRRPAGDVLSAAFDRVGVEPWFSVETFYDRFEEFTRPGDDIRDLRRRSFAAFAEEAGLDEDVGRAVAEAFEAERDQSNVRFLPGAREAVQTAAERYRVGLVTNGDPWMQSQKLAGLGIGDRFETIVHGGHDAAYKPDPEPFYTALDELDVDRDRAVHVGNSLSADVAGAHNAGLRSVWLDGDASIDPDPVPDHRVESMHDVAEEPWH; via the coding sequence ATGACCGTCGACGCCGTGCTGTTCGATCTTGACGACACCCTCTGTGAGTATCGCCGCCCCGCCGGGGACGTGCTGTCGGCGGCCTTCGACCGGGTCGGCGTCGAGCCATGGTTCTCCGTCGAGACGTTCTACGATCGCTTCGAGGAGTTCACACGCCCGGGTGACGACATCCGGGACCTCCGCCGGCGGAGTTTCGCGGCGTTCGCCGAGGAGGCGGGACTCGACGAAGACGTGGGCAGGGCTGTCGCCGAGGCCTTCGAGGCCGAGCGCGACCAGTCGAACGTCCGGTTTCTGCCCGGCGCCCGGGAGGCCGTCCAAACGGCTGCCGAGCGGTATCGCGTCGGCCTCGTCACCAACGGCGACCCGTGGATGCAGTCCCAGAAACTCGCCGGCCTCGGGATCGGAGACCGCTTCGAGACGATCGTACACGGCGGCCACGACGCGGCCTACAAGCCCGATCCCGAACCGTTCTACACGGCACTCGACGAACTCGATGTCGATCGCGACCGGGCCGTCCACGTCGGCAACTCCCTCTCGGCCGACGTCGCCGGCGCACACAACGCCGGACTGCGGTCGGTCTGGCTCGACGGGGACGCCAGCATCGACCCGGACCCCGTCCCCGATCATCGGGTCGAGTCGATGCACGACGTGGCCGAGGAACCCTGGCACTAG
- a CDS encoding MarR family transcriptional regulator has protein sequence MKRKRTDVAAAILVGAVLLLGGGLTWKAIEQRRTVDETMGSMMDSSMGTMHGPDPLWFAVGTLVVAAVLVGVYLVVRPEFEGEEARARSGQVETRPDQAEIRAGQAETRPDQVDTTPAAGATGDSAEQTDQESTTDDLAAESAETDATDGHATAPEANPTERVLDLLPEDERRVLEPVLDSPGITQIELRDRSAFSKSKVSQTVTDLEERGLLYRERQGRTYRIYPSEELGTAEET, from the coding sequence ATGAAGCGGAAACGCACCGACGTCGCGGCAGCGATTCTCGTCGGGGCGGTCCTCCTCCTCGGCGGCGGACTCACCTGGAAGGCGATCGAGCAGCGTCGAACCGTCGACGAAACGATGGGGTCGATGATGGATTCTTCGATGGGCACGATGCACGGCCCGGACCCGCTTTGGTTTGCCGTCGGGACGCTGGTGGTGGCCGCCGTCCTCGTCGGAGTCTATCTCGTCGTGCGGCCGGAATTTGAGGGGGAAGAAGCCAGGGCTCGTTCAGGACAAGTCGAGACTCGACCGGACCAAGCCGAGATTCGGGCGGGACAAGCCGAGACTCGGCCGGACCAGGTCGATACGACGCCAGCGGCGGGAGCGACTGGAGACTCCGCCGAACAGACGGACCAGGAATCGACCACGGATGATTTAGCCGCCGAGAGCGCCGAAACCGACGCGACCGACGGGCACGCGACCGCCCCGGAGGCGAATCCGACCGAGCGCGTGCTGGATCTCCTACCCGAGGACGAACGCCGTGTCCTCGAACCGGTCCTCGACTCGCCCGGGATCACGCAGATCGAACTTCGGGACCGCTCCGCGTTCTCGAAGAGCAAAGTCAGCCAGACGGTGACCGACCTCGAGGAACGGGGCTTGCTCTATCGGGAGCGCCAGGGCCGGACCTACCGGATCTACCCGAGTGAGGAACTCGGGACTGCCGAGGAGACCTAA
- a CDS encoding class II aldolase/adducin family protein: MALESLRETVYETLMALPENDLVRGTSGNVSGREGDRVVIKPSGVNYDELSPENLVVVDMDGEVIEGDLKPSVDTGAHLHIYRANEELGGIIHTHSTYATAFAAAGRELPVYVTELADTFGESIPVSSYVPPGTEAIGEEFAKHTGEGKFQGLLMKNHGLFAAGDTPGDALKAALHIEHSAKISSIAEDLGTPEEIPDEEAERLNQEYLEGYGQE; this comes from the coding sequence ATGGCACTCGAGAGTCTACGCGAGACGGTCTACGAGACGCTGATGGCACTGCCGGAAAACGACCTCGTCAGGGGCACCAGCGGCAACGTCAGCGGTCGTGAGGGTGATCGGGTCGTGATCAAACCCAGCGGCGTCAACTACGACGAACTCTCGCCGGAGAACCTCGTCGTCGTGGACATGGACGGCGAGGTCATCGAGGGCGATCTCAAGCCCTCCGTGGACACGGGCGCACATCTCCACATCTATCGGGCAAACGAGGAACTCGGCGGGATCATCCACACTCATTCGACGTACGCGACCGCCTTCGCCGCCGCCGGGCGGGAACTCCCCGTCTACGTCACCGAACTCGCAGACACCTTCGGCGAGTCGATCCCCGTCTCTTCGTACGTCCCGCCGGGGACCGAAGCCATCGGCGAGGAGTTCGCCAAGCACACGGGCGAGGGGAAGTTCCAGGGCCTGCTGATGAAGAACCACGGCCTGTTCGCCGCCGGTGACACCCCCGGCGACGCGCTGAAGGCCGCGCTCCACATCGAACACAGCGCGAAGATCTCCTCGATTGCCGAGGACCTGGGCACGCCCGAGGAGATCCCCGACGAGGAGGCCGAACGCCTCAACCAGGAGTATCTCGAGGGCTACGGCCAGGAGTGA
- the mch gene encoding methenyltetrahydromethanopterin cyclohydrolase, protein MDQLNRLGTELVDEAIDFADELGIAEYRLDNETTVLDFGVEHAGGVEAGLMLTEIQTAGLASVTTRLESVGDAALPHVEVTTDHPALALLAGQKAGWELATEDFEGLGSGPARALVAREEIFERLEYVEAFDFAVLAVESDALPTEAAAAQVADLAGVPESSVFLPAFSTASITGSVAAGARASESAVFQLFELGYDPEDVHSVSGVAPVAPVAESEEAAIARTNDVLAYGGRVHLTVESEFDRFEEIPSTAGEEYSQPFAEIFEDADWDFEELPAEVFGPAQVTVDVIGGETAVYGETDEALLVESFGL, encoded by the coding sequence ATGGACCAACTCAATCGCCTCGGCACCGAACTCGTCGACGAGGCCATCGACTTCGCCGACGAGCTCGGCATCGCGGAGTATCGACTCGACAACGAGACGACGGTCCTCGACTTCGGCGTCGAGCACGCTGGTGGCGTCGAAGCGGGGCTGATGCTCACCGAGATCCAGACCGCGGGACTCGCCTCCGTCACCACGCGACTGGAGTCGGTCGGCGACGCCGCCCTCCCCCACGTCGAGGTGACGACCGACCACCCGGCACTGGCGCTGCTCGCCGGGCAGAAGGCCGGCTGGGAACTCGCGACCGAGGATTTCGAGGGGCTGGGTAGCGGCCCCGCACGGGCCTTGGTCGCCAGAGAGGAAATCTTCGAGCGGCTGGAGTACGTCGAGGCCTTCGACTTCGCCGTGCTCGCCGTCGAGAGCGACGCGCTGCCGACCGAGGCGGCCGCAGCCCAGGTCGCCGACCTCGCGGGCGTCCCCGAAAGTAGCGTCTTCCTCCCGGCGTTTTCGACGGCGTCGATTACCGGCAGCGTCGCAGCGGGCGCGCGAGCGAGTGAATCTGCCGTCTTCCAGCTGTTTGAATTGGGCTACGATCCCGAAGATGTCCACTCGGTATCGGGCGTCGCACCCGTCGCGCCCGTCGCCGAAAGCGAGGAGGCGGCTATCGCGCGGACGAACGACGTACTCGCCTACGGCGGTCGCGTCCACCTCACCGTCGAGAGCGAGTTCGACCGATTCGAGGAGATCCCCTCGACGGCAGGCGAGGAGTACAGTCAACCCTTCGCCGAGATCTTCGAGGACGCCGACTGGGACTTCGAAGAACTGCCCGCGGAGGTCTTCGGCCCCGCGCAGGTCACCGTCGACGTCATCGGTGGGGAGACGGCCGTCTACGGCGAGACCGACGAGGCACTACTCGTCGAGAGTTTCGGGCTGTGA
- a CDS encoding NAD-dependent epimerase/dehydratase family protein, which produces MKILVTGGAGFIGGHLAEHFAADGHDVVILDNLDPYYSVDLKRHNIEKGREAGTDGDGSYEFVEGDVRDADLVEELVADVDFVFHEAAQAGVRTSVENPRKYDAINVDGTLNVLDAARDHGIERVVVASSSSVYGGREEYLPFSETDPAMPVSPYGASKLAAERYTCAYADVYDLPAVALRYFTVYGPRMRPNMAISNFVSRAINGDPPVVYGDGSQIRDFTYIEDIVAANETLLSTDAADGEVLNIGSSGTIDIETLATEIRDQLAPGLDLDYADRHDADAEATHADISKATAVLGYEPTRSIREGVSEFIEWYRANREWYEPLVLES; this is translated from the coding sequence ATGAAGATTCTGGTCACCGGCGGCGCGGGCTTTATCGGCGGGCACCTCGCAGAGCACTTCGCCGCAGACGGTCACGACGTAGTCATCCTCGACAATCTCGATCCGTACTACAGCGTCGATCTCAAGCGTCACAACATCGAGAAGGGCCGGGAGGCCGGCACGGACGGTGACGGCTCCTACGAGTTCGTCGAGGGAGACGTTCGCGACGCGGACCTCGTGGAAGAACTCGTCGCCGACGTTGATTTCGTCTTCCACGAGGCCGCCCAGGCCGGCGTCCGGACCAGCGTCGAGAATCCGCGCAAGTACGACGCCATCAACGTCGACGGTACGCTGAACGTGCTGGACGCGGCTCGCGATCACGGGATCGAGCGCGTCGTCGTCGCGAGTTCCTCTTCAGTCTACGGCGGTCGCGAGGAATACCTGCCCTTCTCGGAGACTGACCCGGCGATGCCAGTCAGCCCCTATGGGGCCTCGAAGCTCGCTGCCGAACGCTACACCTGCGCCTACGCGGACGTCTATGACCTCCCCGCCGTGGCGCTGCGGTACTTCACCGTCTATGGCCCCCGGATGCGGCCGAACATGGCGATCTCTAACTTCGTCTCGCGGGCGATCAACGGCGACCCGCCCGTGGTCTACGGCGACGGCTCCCAGATCCGGGATTTCACCTATATCGAAGATATCGTCGCGGCGAACGAGACGCTGCTATCGACGGACGCCGCCGACGGCGAGGTGTTGAACATCGGGAGTTCGGGAACTATCGACATCGAGACGCTGGCGACCGAGATCCGTGACCAACTCGCGCCCGGTCTCGATCTGGACTACGCCGACCGTCACGACGCCGACGCCGAAGCGACCCACGCGGACATCTCGAAGGCCACGGCGGTACTCGGGTACGAACCGACACGGTCGATCCGTGAAGGTGTCTCCGAGTTCATCGAGTGGTACCGGGCGAACCGCGAGTGGTACGAACCGCTCGTCCTTGAGAGCTAG
- a CDS encoding methyltransferase domain-containing protein → MSDGNDWDPAAYEDHAFVYEYGESLLSLLDPQPGERILDIGCGTGELTAEIAASEPEVVGIDSSAEMIDAARDRHSEPTFRVADATAFDPDESFDAVFSNAAFHWIDDQDALLSTIADALVPGGRLVAEFGGRGNVAAINGALQSALRERGYDAELPWYFASIDEYAPRLSDHGFEVRLARLFDRPTELEGGENGLRQLYDMFCDDLLDHLDDETRAAVISDAEDALREEYFDGETWTADYRRLRIVAVKE, encoded by the coding sequence ATGAGCGACGGAAACGACTGGGATCCGGCGGCCTACGAGGATCACGCGTTCGTCTACGAGTACGGCGAGTCGCTGCTGTCGCTGCTCGATCCACAGCCGGGCGAGCGGATCCTCGACATCGGTTGTGGGACGGGAGAACTGACAGCCGAGATCGCAGCGAGCGAACCTGAAGTCGTCGGGATCGACAGTTCCGCCGAGATGATCGACGCCGCCCGCGATCGACATTCCGAGCCGACGTTTCGGGTGGCCGACGCGACGGCGTTCGACCCCGACGAGTCGTTCGATGCCGTCTTCTCGAACGCTGCCTTCCACTGGATCGACGATCAGGATGCACTGCTCTCGACCATCGCCGACGCGCTGGTCCCGGGTGGCCGGCTGGTGGCGGAGTTCGGTGGCCGCGGGAACGTGGCCGCGATCAACGGGGCACTCCAGTCGGCACTCCGGGAGCGGGGATACGACGCCGAACTGCCGTGGTATTTCGCGAGTATCGACGAATACGCGCCACGGCTTTCGGATCACGGATTCGAAGTCCGCTTGGCGCGGCTGTTCGACCGGCCGACCGAGCTCGAGGGTGGCGAGAACGGCCTGCGGCAACTCTACGACATGTTCTGTGACGACCTGCTCGACCATCTCGACGACGAGACCCGGGCGGCCGTCATCAGCGACGCCGAAGACGCCCTGCGGGAGGAATACTTCGACGGCGAGACCTGGACGGCGGACTACCGCCGGCTGCGAATCGTTGCTGTCAAGGAGTGA
- the hcp gene encoding hydroxylamine reductase — protein MSSMFCYQCQETMGNEGCTDVSVCGKDVQTASLQDLLVWELKGLSYIAQRAREAGIVDEETNVFIAESLFSTVTNVNFDPEWFEDQLQETQQRRESLRAELEAADGELDDESLPEAATWSGEDSDDFHAKATPAGIGVQATDNEDVRSLRELLTYGLKGTASYADHAYVLGEKKAEVFAFIQRGLAATLDDDLGVEELTALVLESGEIATEVMELLDSAHTETYGHPEPTEVDIGTRDRPGILISGHDMKDMEELLEQTEGEGVDVYTHGEMLPAHAYPAFKEYDHFVGNYGNAWWEQHREFEAFNGPVLMTTNCLVPPNDSYADRVYTTGVVRFPDTPHIADRDEGGQKDFSALIEAAKDAEPPEELESGTIANGFAHKSVLDRADDIIEGIQAGDIRGFVVMGGCDGRQKEREYYTELAKELPDDVIILTAGCAKYRYNKLDLGDINGIPRVLDAGQCNDSYSLIRIANALGDALDVEDVNDLPIAFDIAWYEQKAVTVLLALLSQGVEDIRLGPTLPAFLSENVTDLLVEEFGIQPIDTVESDKEAILAAM, from the coding sequence ATGAGCAGTATGTTCTGCTATCAGTGCCAGGAGACGATGGGCAACGAGGGCTGTACCGACGTCAGCGTCTGCGGGAAGGACGTTCAGACGGCCAGCCTGCAGGACCTGCTCGTCTGGGAACTCAAGGGGTTGTCGTACATCGCTCAGCGCGCCCGAGAGGCCGGGATCGTCGACGAAGAGACGAACGTCTTCATCGCCGAGAGCCTGTTCTCGACGGTCACGAACGTCAACTTCGACCCCGAGTGGTTCGAAGATCAGCTCCAGGAAACCCAACAGCGCCGCGAGTCACTCAGGGCTGAACTCGAGGCTGCCGACGGCGAACTCGACGACGAAAGCCTCCCGGAAGCTGCAACCTGGTCCGGCGAGGATTCCGACGACTTTCACGCGAAGGCGACGCCCGCCGGAATCGGCGTCCAGGCGACCGACAACGAGGACGTCCGATCGCTGCGTGAGCTGCTCACATACGGCCTCAAGGGAACCGCTTCCTACGCCGATCATGCCTACGTGCTGGGCGAAAAGAAGGCGGAGGTCTTCGCGTTCATCCAGCGTGGCCTGGCGGCGACGCTCGATGACGATCTCGGCGTCGAGGAACTCACCGCACTCGTCCTCGAATCCGGCGAGATAGCCACCGAAGTGATGGAACTCCTTGACTCAGCCCACACTGAGACCTACGGCCATCCCGAACCGACCGAGGTCGACATCGGCACGCGCGACCGGCCGGGGATCCTTATCAGCGGCCACGACATGAAGGACATGGAGGAACTCCTCGAACAGACCGAGGGCGAGGGCGTCGACGTTTACACCCACGGCGAGATGCTGCCGGCCCACGCCTACCCCGCTTTCAAGGAGTACGACCACTTCGTCGGCAACTACGGCAACGCCTGGTGGGAGCAACACCGGGAGTTCGAGGCGTTCAACGGCCCCGTCCTGATGACGACGAACTGCCTGGTGCCCCCCAACGATTCCTACGCCGATCGGGTTTACACGACCGGCGTCGTTCGGTTCCCGGACACGCCCCACATCGCCGACCGGGATGAGGGCGGACAGAAGGACTTCTCGGCCCTCATCGAGGCCGCGAAGGACGCCGAACCGCCGGAAGAACTCGAATCCGGGACGATCGCGAACGGCTTTGCCCACAAGTCCGTCCTCGACCGGGCCGACGACATCATCGAGGGGATTCAGGCCGGCGACATCCGCGGGTTCGTCGTCATGGGCGGGTGTGACGGCCGGCAGAAGGAACGAGAGTACTACACCGAACTGGCCAAGGAGCTCCCCGATGACGTGATCATCCTCACGGCCGGGTGTGCGAAGTACCGCTACAACAAGCTGGATCTGGGTGACATCAACGGCATCCCGCGCGTGCTCGACGCCGGCCAGTGTAACGACTCCTACTCGCTCATCCGGATCGCGAACGCTCTCGGCGACGCTCTGGACGTCGAGGACGTCAACGACCTGCCGATCGCCTTCGACATCGCCTGGTACGAACAGAAGGCCGTGACTGTCCTGCTGGCACTCCTGAGCCAGGGCGTCGAGGACATCCGACTCGGCCCCACGCTGCCCGCGTTCCTCTCGGAAAACGTGACCGACCTGCTGGTCGAGGAGTTCGGCATCCAGCCGATCGACACCGTCGAATCCGACAAGGAAGCCATCCTCGCCGCGATGTAG
- a CDS encoding DUF433 domain-containing protein gives MSSIVRTEDILGGEPRIEGTRIGVRHVAGKVVDAGYAPAYVADQLDISLGAVYEALSYYYDNIEEIRAIERENAETRDRLRESSLQPKEPVS, from the coding sequence ATGTCAAGCATCGTCCGAACCGAGGACATCCTCGGGGGAGAACCGCGGATCGAGGGGACCCGAATCGGCGTCCGACACGTCGCCGGGAAAGTAGTCGATGCAGGGTATGCACCCGCCTACGTAGCTGATCAGCTCGATATCTCGTTGGGGGCCGTCTACGAGGCCCTCTCGTATTATTATGACAACATCGAGGAAATCCGGGCGATCGAACGCGAGAACGCGGAGACGCGCGACCGGTTGCGTGAGTCGTCGCTGCAGCCGAAAGAACCGGTTTCATGA
- a CDS encoding ArsR family transcriptional regulator, with amino-acid sequence MAPTFDVAAEFEAELADAPTDERVYRVTLQLYEPARIADIADRAECTPDTARRHCRRLADIGVLEAVSEQPETYRRNESYFEWRKRERLAELSTAELRERLAELTDRDAAFRETYGVSDPEAVDALEHAEYNAVEEVWLDVSEWQTVRRRIERLEAVRQRRANDSASRSEPA; translated from the coding sequence ATGGCACCGACGTTCGACGTGGCCGCGGAGTTCGAGGCGGAACTCGCGGACGCGCCGACGGACGAGCGAGTGTACCGGGTCACACTCCAGCTTTACGAGCCGGCCCGGATCGCCGATATCGCCGACAGGGCCGAGTGTACGCCCGATACAGCCCGTCGGCACTGTCGACGACTCGCCGACATCGGCGTTCTCGAGGCAGTCTCCGAGCAACCCGAGACCTACCGACGCAACGAGTCGTACTTCGAGTGGCGCAAACGCGAGCGCCTCGCCGAGCTCTCGACTGCGGAGTTACGCGAGCGTCTCGCCGAGCTCACCGATCGGGATGCGGCGTTCCGGGAGACTTACGGCGTCAGCGATCCCGAGGCCGTCGACGCACTCGAGCATGCCGAGTACAACGCCGTCGAGGAGGTCTGGCTGGACGTCAGCGAGTGGCAGACCGTCAGACGGCGGATCGAGCGACTCGAGGCGGTACGACAGCGACGGGCGAACGATTCCGCCTCGCGGTCGGAACCAGCCTGA